From a region of the Sporosarcina ureilytica genome:
- the resA gene encoding thiol-disulfide oxidoreductase ResA — protein MSKAEQFAKKRKNRLMIRTVVLFLLFGAVIFAIVSKDTEKVLAIGDKAPDFELVDLEGNKHKLSEYEGQGVFLNFWGSWCGPCKTEMPFMERQSKEFEEKGVHILAINIKDTRLKAESFRDQYGLTFPIAQDKDESVRRAYNVIPLPTTILINKDGYIEQIIAGGMDEEQIQEAMESIQP, from the coding sequence ATGTCTAAAGCGGAACAGTTCGCTAAGAAGAGGAAAAACCGTCTTATGATTCGAACGGTGGTCCTATTCTTACTATTTGGAGCTGTCATTTTTGCAATTGTATCTAAGGATACTGAGAAAGTATTAGCGATAGGTGACAAAGCGCCTGACTTTGAATTAGTTGACCTTGAGGGCAATAAACATAAACTATCAGAATATGAAGGGCAAGGGGTATTTCTAAATTTCTGGGGATCGTGGTGTGGCCCTTGTAAAACGGAAATGCCATTTATGGAAAGACAGTCAAAAGAATTTGAAGAAAAAGGCGTTCACATATTAGCAATAAATATTAAAGACACAAGATTGAAAGCTGAATCGTTCAGAGATCAATATGGGTTGACGTTCCCCATCGCACAAGACAAAGATGAAAGTGTAAGGCGTGCTTATAATGTAATTCCACTACCTACCACAATCCTCATCAATAAAGATGGGTATATTGAGCAGATTATTGCTGGTGGAATGGATGAAGAGCAAATTCAGGAAGCGATGGAAAGCATTCAACCTTAA
- a CDS encoding pseudouridine synthase, protein MERLQKVMAQAGVASRRKSEELILAGKVKVNGVIVKELGTRVSHTDKVEVEGVPIVKEPHVYYLLYKPRGVISTANDEKGRKTVVDFFPEIEERIYPVGRLDYDTSGVIIMTNDGEFSYLMTHPKFEIKKTYIAKVKGIPKREDLRKLERGIELEDGLTAPARVKVQSNDRKSNTAIVEITIHEGRNRQVRRMFDAIGCPVDSLRREEFGIVTARGLNAGDSRPLTIHEIKQLRVLAETGKIG, encoded by the coding sequence ATGGAAAGATTACAAAAAGTGATGGCCCAAGCGGGGGTTGCTTCTAGAAGGAAATCAGAAGAACTTATTCTCGCTGGAAAAGTAAAAGTGAACGGCGTTATCGTGAAAGAACTTGGGACACGTGTATCGCACACAGACAAAGTAGAAGTAGAAGGTGTTCCAATTGTGAAGGAACCACATGTTTATTATCTTTTATATAAGCCAAGGGGCGTCATTTCTACTGCGAATGATGAGAAAGGCAGAAAGACTGTGGTCGACTTTTTCCCGGAAATTGAAGAACGGATTTATCCTGTTGGTCGGCTTGACTATGATACATCTGGTGTCATTATTATGACGAATGACGGAGAGTTTTCTTATTTAATGACACATCCAAAGTTTGAGATTAAGAAAACGTATATTGCAAAAGTAAAAGGCATTCCCAAACGCGAGGATTTAAGAAAGCTGGAACGAGGAATTGAACTGGAAGACGGCTTAACAGCACCAGCACGCGTTAAAGTGCAATCGAACGATAGAAAGTCAAATACGGCGATTGTTGAAATTACAATTCATGAAGGTCGTAACCGTCAAGTGCGTCGTATGTTCGATGCGATTGGCTGTCCTGTAGATAGTTTGAGACGTGAAGAATTTGGAATCGTCACGGCACGCGGCTTAAACGCAGGTGATTCACGACCATTAACGATTCATGAAATCAAACAATTACGTGTCTTAGCGGAAACTGGGAAGATTGGGTAA